Proteins from one Dermacentor variabilis isolate Ectoservices chromosome 1, ASM5094787v1, whole genome shotgun sequence genomic window:
- the LOC142560877 gene encoding uncharacterized protein LOC142560877, giving the protein MYDTEDDDTHLCLKCSATISGLKNYIAHRKQHCYKIVRNDSALTSVASPTTEHPYEPSSLRADDFFSSLELQSIQAVIPTTATKVDHTDYDLEDGEDSDNDLYPPTSHTGGKWKPGWGPTARSDWKAVPQHGELPSQATKEPAAIPEGFICIPCNRHYRNKFTLLRHKETLYHLKRSGGITTARVKSSQRCAVPSIAPIQEKGQECTKTDKVCKVRDIAKRRRKCPSDCPISKQQRNKHIAVSTTRPSSANQCIGGNGAEVQLDKSPVPDRHSNVVMNSQHAASRHAKQTIQGTLKPSTTPVQSQQPALHCVACKTQFLTTCEFRLHERHCTISRQASKQFLYGSSTASKTSKATAASNELGAMEGATNVPKQRKIAPRLFCPHCQKLISKPYMKLHMHVHTGEKPFACHMCDQHFAHRSTLNIHIKHHLGLRKFHCTHCHFQAVRRSMLRRHELAVHRCKAGSQPPSPAANTPVLQQDFIGQCHSVPNQKCAQKSAVSVCRRKRPLNPKLQFICGSCHRSNRKGQLPPSHRRQHMGEQHFQCSHCDYKSSRRGHVQRHSRIHFGLKPYSCPYCSYRCSNQENMRKHILNTKKHGGKKMYPCRQCSFACNEFSVYKKHVSDKHSKVVMASSTGDLPATPNGVTAESASLPEGSTEIAKAPSDDKQMTEACTDLPEPAVFLTISGLSEPDLENTSMAQALPILNESESGLACSESDVLAESSNGVLLPTGLDTEFSDQLNAQLNDQVTFSTLDTTDIVYTTCLNSS; this is encoded by the exons ATGTACGACACTGAAGACGACGACACGCATTTGTGTCTTAAGTGCAGCGCAACCATCTCCGGTCTAAAAAACTACATCGCGCATCGCAAGCAGCACTGTTACAAAATTGTGCGTAATGACAGTGCACTTACATCCGTGGCGTCACCAACAACCGAACATCCATATGAGCCGTCATCACTGCGGGcggacgattttttttcttcacttgagCTTCAAAGCATCCAAGCTGTCATTCCAACTACTGCCACAAAAGTAGACCACACAGATTACGACTTGGAAGACGGTGAAGACAGCGACAATGACCTTTACCCACCGACGTCGCACACGGGCGGCAAGTGGAAACCTGGCTGGGGGCCGACCGCTCGTTCCGACTGGAAGGCGGTGCCTCAACACGGG GAGCTCCCATCACAAGCTACAAAGGAACCTGCTGCCATTCCGGAAGGATTCATTTGTATCCCATGCAACAGACACTATCGCAATAAGTTTACATTATTAAGACACAAAGAAACTTTGTACCATCTCAAGCGAAGTGGTGGCATTACAACAGCTAGAGTAAAATCCAGCCAACGATGTGCAGTACCCTCGATAGCACCAATTCAGGAGAAAGGCCAGGAATGCACGAAGACAGACAAAGTATGCAAGGTCCGTGACATAGCAAAGCGACGCCGCAAGTGCCCTTCTGACTGTCCCATAAGTAAGCAGCAACGCAACAAGCACATTGCTGTTTCTACAACTCGGCCATCTTCTGCAAACCAGTGTATTGGCGGTAATGGTGCAGAAGTTCAGCTGGATAAGTCACCGGTGCCAGACAGGCATTCTAATGTAGTTATGAATTCTCAGCATGCTGCTTCAAGACATGCCAAACAAACCATTCAGGGCACTCTTAAACCGAGCACTACACCAGTGCAAAGTCAACAACCAGCACTGCATTGTGTTGCATGTAAAACCCAGTTTCTAACTACTTGTGAATTCAGGCTTCATGAACGTCACTGCACAATTTcgaggcaagcaagcaagcagttCCTGTATGGAAGCTCGACCGCATCTAAGACATCTAAAGCAACTGCTGCTTCTAATGAGCTTGGAGCCATGGAGGGAGCCACAAATGTGCCGAAGCAGCGCAAAATCGCACCACGACTCTTTTGTCCACATTGCCAGAAGCTAATCAGCAAGCCCTACATGAAATTGCACATGCACGTACACACTGGTGAAAAGCCCTTTGCATGTCATATGTGTGATCAACATTTTGCCCATCGCAGTACTCTGAACATTCACATTAAGCACCACTTAGGACTTCGGAAATTCCACTGTACCCACTGTCACTTTCAGGCTGTGCGTCGCAGCATGCTGCGTCGGCATGAGCTTGCTGTTCACCGGTGCAAGGCTGGCTCGCAGCCCCCTTCTCCTGCAGCCAACACCCCTGTGTTGCAACAGGACTTCATTGGACAGTGTCACAGTGTCCCTAATCAGAAGTGTGCCCAGAAAAGTGCAGTGTCAGTTTGCAGAAGAAAGCGCCCATTGAACCCAAAACTCCAGTTTATTTGCGGTAGTTGCCATCGAAGTAACAGGAAGGGCCAGTTGCCTCCAAGTCATCGGAGACAGCACATGGGTGAACAGCATTTTCAGTGCTCCCATTGTGACTACAAGTCTTCACGCAGGGGCCATGTGCAGCGGCACAGCCGCATTCACTTTGGCCTCAAACCCTACAGCTGTCCTTACTGCAGCTATCGCTGCAGCAATCAAGAAAACATGCGTAAACATATCCTTAACACTAAAAAACATGGTGGAAAGAAAATGTACCCATGTAGGCAGTGCAGTTTTGCCTGCAATGAATTCAGTGTTTACAAAAAACATGTTTCAGACAAGCATTCAAAGGTTGTGATGGCAAGTAGTACTGGTGATTTACCTGCTACTCCTAAtggtgtaacagctgaaagtgctTCACTGCCAGAGGGCAGCACTGAAATTGCCAAGGCACCATCCGATGACAAGCAAATGACGGAGGCTTGCACCGACTTGCCAGAGCCAGCAGTTTTCCTGACCATTTCAGGCTTGAGCGAGCCTGACCTCGAGAACACATCTATGGCACAGGCACTGCCTATCCTAAATGAATCTGAAAGTGGCCTTGCTTGTTCCGAGAGTGATGTACTTGCTGAGTCGAGCAATGGTG